AATTCATAGACAACCTTTCCATTTTTAATAGCCTCTCGATAAATTAAACCAGGACTATTGGCAATTTCTTCTAAGAGTTCCTCGTGGATTACTAAAATATCCATAGGCATCAATATACCTTTCAGAAGACGACGGATTCTGACGCTCTCCTTTCGAGGGTTTTTAACTTCCTGCCTCATTACCACAAGCACATCAAGATCGCTATTTTTGTCTGTAGTTCCTTTAATATAAGAGCCAAAAAGAATGATCCGTCGTGGTTTGCTAACTTCAATGATCC
The bacterium genome window above contains:
- a CDS encoding nucleotidyltransferase domain-containing protein; this translates as MGDICINLFHRSQKFGYKIYMKGGYEYNKKSLFLFFIIPGFMAVSWEITPQKIKAVIDRIIEVSKPRRIILFGSYIKGTTDKNSDLDVLVVMRQEVKNPRKESVRIRRLLKGILMPMDILVIHEELLEEIANSPGLIYREAIKNGKVVYELPT